From one Pseudomonas sp. S35 genomic stretch:
- the bfr gene encoding bacterioferritin: MQGHPDVIDYLNTLLTGELAARDQYFIHSRMYEDWGFTELYERINHEMEEEAQHADALMRRILMLEGTPRMRPDDLDVGTSVPDMLAADLRLEYKVRAALCKGIELCEQHSDFVTREILRVQLNDTEEDHTYWLEKQLGLIKLIGLENYLQSQF; encoded by the coding sequence ATGCAAGGTCACCCCGACGTAATCGATTACCTCAACACGTTGCTGACGGGCGAACTGGCAGCTCGTGACCAATATTTCATCCACTCGCGTATGTACGAGGACTGGGGCTTTACCGAGCTCTACGAGCGTATCAACCACGAAATGGAAGAAGAGGCACAGCACGCCGACGCACTGATGCGCCGTATCCTGATGCTCGAAGGCACGCCACGTATGCGTCCTGACGATCTGGATGTGGGCACCAGCGTACCTGACATGCTCGCAGCCGATCTTCGTCTCGAATACAAGGTACGTGCCGCACTCTGCAAGGGCATCGAGTTGTGCGAGCAGCACAGCGACTTCGTCACGCGGGAAATCCTGCGGGTGCAGTTGAACGACACCGAAGAAGATCACACCTACTGGCTGGAAAAGCAGTTGGGTCTGATCAAGCTCATTGGCCTGGAAAACTACCTGCAATCGCAGTTCTGA
- a CDS encoding catalase: MSQNKILTTASGAPVADNQNSRSAGPRGPLLLDDFHLIEKLAHFNRENIPERRVHAKGSGAYGTFTVTQDITQYTSAKLFDAVGKQTPTFLRFSTVGGERGSADTERDPRGFALKFYTEEGNWDIVGNNTPVFFIRDPLKFPDFIHTQKRLPQSNLKSAQMMWDFWSHSPEALHQVTILFSDRGIPDGYRHMHGFGSHTYSLINAKGERHWVKWHYKTKQGIKNLAPADAARLAGTDPDYAQRDLFGAIERGDFPKWRVCIQIMTEAQANAHYENPFDVTKTWSQKEFPLIEVGELELNRNPQNYFAEVEQAAFGPSNMVPGVGLSPDRMLQGRVFAYADAHRYRVGTNHQQLPVNAPRSPVNSYQRDGSMAFGSNGGATPNYEPNSYAEAPKQAPQYAEPALALSGNADRYDHREDTDYYSHAGALFRLMNDEQKALLTNNIAGAMAGVSSDVVQRQLAHFYKADGAYGEAIAKALGVSLN, from the coding sequence ATGAGCCAGAATAAAATCCTTACCACCGCCAGCGGCGCTCCCGTTGCGGATAACCAGAATTCCCGTTCCGCCGGCCCGCGCGGTCCGTTGCTGCTCGACGATTTTCACCTGATCGAGAAGCTTGCTCACTTCAACCGTGAAAACATCCCGGAGCGTCGAGTACACGCCAAAGGTTCGGGTGCTTACGGTACGTTCACTGTTACCCAGGACATTACCCAGTACACCAGCGCAAAGCTGTTTGATGCCGTTGGCAAGCAAACCCCAACCTTCCTCCGGTTTTCCACTGTTGGTGGTGAGCGCGGTTCGGCCGACACCGAGCGCGACCCGCGGGGCTTCGCTTTGAAGTTCTACACCGAAGAAGGCAACTGGGACATCGTCGGTAACAACACCCCGGTGTTCTTCATTCGTGACCCGCTGAAATTCCCGGACTTCATCCACACCCAAAAGCGCCTGCCGCAAAGTAACCTCAAAAGCGCGCAGATGATGTGGGACTTCTGGTCGCACTCCCCAGAGGCATTGCACCAGGTCACCATCCTGTTCTCGGACCGTGGCATCCCGGATGGCTATCGTCACATGCACGGCTTCGGTAGCCACACCTACAGCCTGATCAACGCCAAGGGCGAACGGCATTGGGTGAAATGGCACTACAAGACCAAGCAGGGCATCAAAAACCTGGCGCCGGCCGACGCCGCTCGCTTGGCGGGTACTGACCCTGATTACGCCCAGCGTGATCTGTTCGGTGCAATCGAACGTGGCGATTTCCCGAAATGGCGTGTCTGCATCCAGATCATGACCGAGGCCCAGGCCAACGCTCACTACGAGAATCCGTTCGACGTGACCAAAACCTGGTCGCAGAAGGAATTCCCGCTGATCGAAGTCGGTGAGCTGGAGCTCAATCGCAACCCGCAGAACTACTTCGCTGAAGTGGAACAGGCGGCATTCGGTCCGAGCAACATGGTGCCCGGTGTTGGCCTGTCGCCCGACCGCATGCTGCAGGGTCGTGTTTTTGCCTACGCTGATGCCCATCGCTACCGTGTCGGCACCAACCACCAGCAACTGCCGGTGAATGCCCCGCGCAGTCCAGTCAATAGTTACCAGCGCGACGGCTCGATGGCTTTTGGCAGCAATGGTGGTGCTACGCCTAATTACGAGCCAAACAGCTACGCCGAAGCACCGAAGCAAGCGCCGCAGTACGCCGAGCCAGCCCTGGCGCTGAGCGGCAACGCTGATCGTTACGATCACCGCGAAGACACGGACTACTACAGCCACGCCGGTGCGCTGTTCCGTCTGATGAACGATGAGCAGAAAGCTCTGCTCACCAATAACATCGCCGGTGCAATGGCCGGGGTTTCCAGTGATGTGGTTCAGCGCCAACTGGCGCACTTCTACAAGGCAGATGGTGCTTATGGAGAAGCAATCGCAAAGGCACTGGGTGTATCGCTTAACTGA
- the rplQ gene encoding 50S ribosomal protein L17, whose translation MRHRKSGRHLSRTSSHRKAMFQNMAVSLFEHELIKTTLPKAKELRRVAEPLITLAKTDSLANRRLAFDRTRSKAIVGKLFNDLGKRYATREGGYLRILKCGFRAGDNAPMAYVELVDRATAGEAVSAE comes from the coding sequence ATGCGTCATCGTAAAAGTGGTCGTCACCTGAGCCGTACCAGCTCGCACCGCAAGGCCATGTTTCAAAACATGGCGGTGTCGCTGTTCGAGCACGAGCTGATCAAAACTACACTGCCGAAAGCTAAAGAACTGCGTCGCGTTGCTGAGCCGCTGATCACTTTGGCCAAGACAGACAGCCTGGCTAACCGCCGTCTGGCTTTCGACCGTACTCGCTCGAAAGCTATCGTTGGTAAGCTCTTCAACGACCTGGGCAAGCGTTACGCTACCCGTGAGGGTGGCTACCTGCGCATCCTCAAGTGCGGTTTCCGCGCTGGCGACAACGCGCCTATGGCGTACGTCGAGTTGGTTGATCGTGCTACTGCCGGCGAAGCTGTAAGCGCCGAGTAA
- the rpoA gene encoding DNA-directed RNA polymerase subunit alpha, whose protein sequence is MQISVNEFLTPRHIDVQVVSPTRAKITLEPLERGFGHTLGNALRRILLSSMPGCAVVEAEIDGVLHEYSAIEGVQEDVIEILLNLKGLAIKLHGRDEVTLTLSKKGSGVVTAADIQLDHDVEIVNPDHVIANLASNGALNMKLTVARGRGYEPADSRQSDEDESRSIGRLQLDSSFSPVRRIAYVVENARVEQRTNLDKLVIDLETNGTLDPEEAIRRAATILQQQLAAFVDLKGDSEPVVIEQEDEIDPILLRPVDDLELTVRSANCLKAENIYYIGDLIQRTEVELLKTPNLGKKSLTEIKDVLASRGLSLGMRLDNWPPASLKKDDKATA, encoded by the coding sequence ATGCAGATTTCGGTAAATGAGTTCCTGACACCCCGCCACATTGATGTGCAGGTTGTCAGTCCAACCCGCGCCAAGATCACTCTCGAGCCTCTCGAGCGTGGTTTTGGCCACACCCTGGGCAACGCGCTGCGCCGCATCCTGTTGTCCTCAATGCCCGGCTGTGCAGTAGTCGAGGCCGAGATTGACGGTGTGCTCCACGAGTACAGCGCCATCGAAGGTGTACAGGAAGACGTAATTGAAATCCTGTTGAACCTTAAAGGTCTGGCTATCAAGCTGCACGGCCGTGACGAAGTTACGCTGACCTTGTCGAAGAAGGGTTCGGGGGTGGTTACCGCTGCCGATATTCAGCTGGATCATGATGTCGAGATCGTTAACCCCGATCACGTAATCGCTAACCTGGCGTCTAACGGCGCCCTGAACATGAAGCTCACTGTAGCTCGTGGTCGTGGTTATGAACCGGCCGACTCGCGTCAGAGCGATGAAGACGAAAGCCGCAGCATTGGTCGCTTGCAGCTTGACTCTTCGTTCAGCCCGGTTCGCCGTATCGCATACGTGGTGGAAAACGCCCGTGTCGAGCAGCGTACTAACCTGGACAAGCTGGTTATTGATCTGGAAACCAACGGTACTCTGGATCCTGAAGAGGCTATCCGCCGCGCTGCAACCATTCTGCAACAGCAGTTGGCTGCGTTCGTCGACCTCAAAGGTGACAGCGAACCAGTGGTAATCGAGCAGGAAGACGAGATCGATCCGATCCTGCTTCGCCCGGTTGACGATCTGGAACTGACTGTACGTTCGGCTAACTGCCTTAAGGCGGAAAACATTTACTACATCGGCGACCTGATTCAGCGTACCGAAGTAGAACTGTTGAAGACTCCGAACCTGGGCAAGAAATCCTTGACTGAAATCAAGGACGTTCTGGCCTCCCGCGGTCTGTCCCTCGGCATGCGCCTCGACAACTGGCCGCCTGCAAGTCTTAAGAAGGACGACAAGGCGACTGCCTGA
- the rpsD gene encoding 30S ribosomal protein S4 — protein sequence MARYIGPKCKLARREGTDLFLKSGVRAIESKCNIEAAPGIHGQRRGRQSDYGTQLREKQKVRRIYGVLERQFSGYYKEAAGKKGATGENLLQLLECRLDNVVYRMGFGSTRAESRQLVSHKSVSVNGQTVNVPSYQVRAGDVVAIREKAKNQLRIVQALDLCAQRGRVEWVEVDTEKKSGVFKNVPARSDLSADINESLIVELYSK from the coding sequence ATGGCTCGTTACATTGGTCCAAAATGCAAACTCGCTCGTCGTGAAGGCACCGATCTCTTCTTGAAGAGCGGCGTGCGCGCGATCGAATCGAAGTGCAACATTGAAGCAGCACCTGGTATCCACGGCCAACGCCGCGGTCGCCAGTCCGATTACGGCACCCAACTGCGTGAAAAGCAGAAGGTCCGTCGTATCTACGGCGTTCTCGAGCGTCAGTTCAGCGGCTACTACAAAGAAGCTGCTGGCAAGAAAGGTGCAACCGGTGAAAACCTGCTGCAACTGCTCGAATGCCGTCTGGACAACGTTGTATACCGTATGGGCTTTGGTTCGACTCGTGCCGAATCCCGTCAGCTGGTATCGCACAAATCCGTAAGCGTGAACGGCCAAACCGTTAACGTCCCGTCCTACCAGGTTCGTGCTGGTGACGTGGTCGCGATTCGCGAGAAAGCAAAAAACCAACTTCGCATTGTCCAAGCTCTCGATCTGTGTGCCCAACGTGGCCGCGTAGAATGGGTAGAAGTAGACACTGAGAAGAAGTCGGGCGTTTTCAAGAACGTTCCTGCTCGCAGTGATCTGTCCGCCGACATCAACGAAAGCCTGATTGTCGAGCTCTACTCCAAGTAA
- the rpsK gene encoding 30S ribosomal protein S11: MAKPAARPRKKVKKTVVDGIAHIHASFNNTIVTITDRQGNALSWATSGGSGFRGSRKSTPFAAQVAAERAGQAALEYGLKNLDVNVKGPGPGRESAVRALNGCGYKIASITDVTPIPHNGCRPPKKRRV, encoded by the coding sequence ATGGCAAAACCTGCTGCTCGTCCTCGTAAAAAAGTTAAAAAGACAGTGGTTGATGGCATCGCCCACATCCATGCATCTTTTAACAACACAATCGTGACCATCACCGACCGTCAAGGTAACGCGCTTTCTTGGGCTACCTCCGGTGGTTCGGGTTTCCGCGGTTCCCGCAAGTCCACCCCGTTTGCTGCTCAAGTAGCTGCTGAACGTGCTGGTCAAGCTGCGCTGGAATATGGCCTGAAAAACCTCGACGTTAACGTCAAGGGTCCAGGTCCAGGTCGTGAGTCTGCTGTCCGTGCTTTGAACGGCTGTGGCTATAAGATCGCCAGCATCACCGACGTGACGCCAATCCCGCACAACGGGTGCCGTCCGCCGAAGAAGCGCCGCGTGTAA
- the rpsM gene encoding 30S ribosomal protein S13, producing MARIAGVNIPDNKHTVISLTYIYGVGRTTAQKICADTGVNPAAKIKDLSDEQIELLRGEVAKFTTEGDLRREINMKIKRLMDLGCYRGLRHRRGLPVRGQRTKTNARTRKGPRKPIRK from the coding sequence ATGGCCCGTATTGCAGGCGTTAACATTCCAGATAACAAGCACACTGTTATCTCGCTGACCTACATCTATGGTGTTGGTCGCACTACTGCGCAGAAGATTTGTGCAGACACTGGGGTAAACCCAGCCGCAAAGATCAAAGATCTGAGCGACGAGCAGATTGAGCTGTTGCGTGGCGAAGTGGCGAAGTTCACCACTGAAGGTGACCTGCGTCGCGAAATCAACATGAAAATCAAGCGTTTGATGGACCTCGGTTGCTACCGTGGTCTGCGTCATCGTCGTGGTCTTCCAGTACGCGGTCAGCGTACCAAGACTAACGCGCGTACCCGTAAAGGTCCGCGTAAGCCGATCCGCAAGTAA
- the rpmJ gene encoding 50S ribosomal protein L36 gives MKVRASVKKLCRNCKIIRREGVVRVICSAEPRHKQRQG, from the coding sequence ATGAAAGTTCGTGCATCGGTGAAAAAGCTGTGCCGTAACTGCAAGATTATTCGCCGCGAAGGTGTTGTTCGAGTAATTTGCAGCGCGGAACCGCGTCACAAACAGCGCCAAGGCTGA
- the secY gene encoding preprotein translocase subunit SecY yields the protein MAKQGALSALGKGGMSELWARLRFLFLAIIVYRIGAHIPVPGINPDRLADLFRQNEGTILSLFNMFSGGALERMSIFALGIMPYISASIIMQLMTAVSPQLEQLKKEGEAGRRKISQYTRYGTVVLALVQAIGMSVGLAGQGVAFTGDFGFHFVAVSTFVAGAMFMMWLGEQITERGVGNGISMLIFAGIVAGLPRAIGQSFESARQGDINIFALVAIGLLAVAIIGFVVFIERGQRRIAVHYAKRQQGRKVFAAQTSHLPLKVNMAGVIPAIFASSILLFPASLGTWFGQSENMGWLQDLSQSIAPGQPLNILLFSAGIIFFCFFYTALMFNPKDVAENLKKSGAFIPGIRPGEQSARYIDGVLTRLTLFGALYMTAVCLLPQFLVVAANVPFYLGGTSLLIVVVVVMDFMSQVQSHLVSHQYESLMKKANLKGYGSGMLR from the coding sequence ATGGCTAAGCAAGGTGCTCTCTCAGCGCTCGGCAAAGGCGGTATGTCTGAACTTTGGGCTCGTCTGCGTTTTCTGTTCCTGGCGATTATCGTCTACCGAATAGGCGCACACATCCCGGTTCCAGGTATCAACCCGGACCGACTCGCAGACCTGTTTCGACAGAATGAGGGGACCATTCTTAGCTTGTTCAACATGTTTTCCGGCGGCGCGCTGGAACGGATGAGCATCTTTGCACTGGGGATCATGCCGTACATTTCGGCATCGATCATCATGCAACTGATGACCGCCGTCAGCCCGCAGTTGGAGCAGTTGAAGAAGGAAGGTGAAGCTGGCCGTCGCAAGATTAGCCAGTACACCCGCTACGGCACTGTCGTCCTTGCCCTGGTTCAAGCTATCGGCATGTCCGTTGGTCTGGCCGGGCAGGGCGTTGCGTTCACTGGTGACTTTGGCTTCCATTTCGTCGCGGTATCCACGTTTGTGGCTGGTGCGATGTTCATGATGTGGCTGGGTGAGCAGATTACTGAGCGTGGTGTTGGTAACGGTATCTCGATGTTGATTTTCGCAGGTATCGTCGCCGGTCTTCCGAGAGCAATCGGGCAGTCTTTCGAGTCTGCACGTCAGGGTGATATCAACATTTTTGCCCTGGTTGCCATCGGTTTGCTGGCAGTAGCGATTATCGGTTTTGTGGTGTTCATTGAGCGTGGCCAGCGTCGTATTGCTGTTCACTACGCCAAGCGTCAGCAGGGCCGTAAGGTATTTGCTGCGCAGACCAGCCACTTGCCGCTGAAAGTGAATATGGCCGGTGTTATTCCGGCAATTTTCGCGAGCAGCATTTTGCTGTTTCCGGCTTCGTTGGGTACCTGGTTTGGTCAGTCTGAAAATATGGGCTGGCTGCAGGACCTCTCTCAGTCGATCGCTCCTGGTCAGCCGTTGAATATTCTGCTGTTTAGTGCAGGGATTATTTTCTTCTGCTTCTTCTATACGGCGTTGATGTTCAATCCGAAAGACGTAGCGGAAAACCTGAAGAAGTCCGGTGCCTTTATTCCGGGCATCCGTCCAGGTGAGCAGTCTGCACGCTACATTGATGGCGTTCTGACTCGTTTGACCCTGTTCGGTGCTCTATATATGACGGCCGTATGCTTGTTGCCCCAGTTCCTGGTGGTTGCAGCAAACGTTCCGTTCTACCTTGGCGGGACCTCGTTGCTGATCGTCGTCGTGGTTGTGATGGACTTCATGTCCCAAGTACAATCGCACCTCGTTTCGCACCAGTACGAATCCCTGATGAAGAAAGCCAACCTGAAGGGCTACGGCAGCGGCATGTTGCGCTGA
- the rplO gene encoding 50S ribosomal protein L15 yields the protein MKLNDLSPAPGSRREKHRPGRGIGSGLGKTGGRGHKGQTSRSGGTIAPGFEGGQQPLHRRLPKFGFVSLKAMDRAEVRLSELAKVEGDIVTVQTLKDANVINVNVQRVKIMLSGEVTRAVTIGKGIGATKGARSAIEAAGGKFEE from the coding sequence ATGAAACTCAATGATCTGAGTCCAGCGCCGGGTTCCCGTCGCGAAAAGCATCGTCCGGGCCGTGGTATCGGTAGCGGTTTGGGTAAGACTGGTGGCCGTGGCCACAAAGGTCAAACCTCCCGCTCCGGTGGCACCATTGCTCCAGGCTTTGAAGGCGGTCAACAGCCGCTGCATCGTCGCCTGCCTAAGTTCGGTTTCGTATCCCTGAAAGCCATGGATCGCGCAGAAGTGCGTTTGTCCGAGCTGGCCAAAGTGGAAGGCGACATCGTTACTGTGCAGACCCTGAAAGATGCCAACGTGATCAACGTCAACGTACAGCGTGTGAAAATCATGCTGTCCGGTGAAGTGACTCGCGCTGTCACTATCGGCAAGGGAATCGGCGCCACCAAAGGTGCGCGTTCGGCTATCGAAGCAGCTGGCGGCAAGTTCGAGGAATAA
- the rpmD gene encoding 50S ribosomal protein L30 has translation MATVKVTLIKSMTGRIPNHKLCVKGLGLRRIGHTVEVQDTPENRGMINKAYYMLRVEG, from the coding sequence ATGGCTACCGTTAAAGTAACGCTGATCAAAAGCATGACCGGCCGCATTCCTAACCACAAACTGTGCGTTAAGGGTCTGGGTCTGCGTCGCATCGGTCACACTGTAGAAGTCCAGGATACTCCCGAGAATCGCGGGATGATCAACAAGGCTTACTACATGCTGCGTGTAGAGGGTTAA
- the rpsE gene encoding 30S ribosomal protein S5 — translation MSNNDQKRDEGYIEKLVQVNRVAKTVKGGRIFTFTALTVVGDGKGRVGFGRGKSREVPAAIQKAMEAARRNMIQVDLNGTTLQYAMKSAHGASKVYMQPASEGTGIIAGGAMRAVLEVAGVQNVLAKCYGSTNPVNVVHATFKGLKAMQSPESIAAKRGKSVKEIF, via the coding sequence ATGTCAAATAACGACCAAAAGCGCGACGAAGGCTACATTGAGAAGCTGGTTCAAGTTAACCGCGTAGCCAAAACCGTTAAAGGCGGCCGTATCTTCACTTTCACCGCGTTGACCGTGGTAGGTGATGGTAAAGGGCGTGTTGGCTTCGGCCGTGGCAAGTCACGTGAAGTGCCTGCTGCGATCCAGAAGGCGATGGAAGCTGCTCGTCGCAACATGATCCAAGTTGATCTGAACGGCACCACGCTGCAGTACGCTATGAAGTCCGCTCACGGCGCTTCGAAGGTGTACATGCAGCCTGCTTCTGAAGGTACCGGTATCATCGCTGGCGGCGCTATGCGTGCTGTCCTCGAAGTTGCTGGCGTTCAGAACGTTCTGGCCAAGTGCTACGGTTCGACTAACCCGGTAAACGTGGTTCACGCCACTTTCAAAGGTTTGAAAGCTATGCAGTCTCCTGAATCCATTGCCGCCAAGCGTGGCAAAAGTGTCAAGGAGATCTTCTGA
- the rplR gene encoding 50S ribosomal protein L18 — MTDKKVTRLRRARKARLKMHELEVVRLCVYRSSQHIYAQVISADGNKVLASASTLDKELRDGATGNIDAATKVGQLVATRAKAVGVSQVAFDRSGFKYHGRVKALADAAREAGLEF, encoded by the coding sequence ATGACCGACAAAAAAGTTACTCGACTGCGTCGCGCTCGCAAAGCACGCCTGAAAATGCACGAACTAGAAGTCGTGCGTCTCTGCGTGTACCGCTCGTCGCAGCACATCTACGCCCAGGTCATCTCGGCCGACGGCAACAAAGTCCTGGCAAGCGCCTCGACTTTGGATAAAGAACTGCGTGATGGTGCCACTGGCAACATCGACGCGGCCACAAAGGTTGGCCAGCTGGTCGCTACACGTGCTAAGGCCGTGGGCGTCTCGCAAGTGGCTTTCGACCGCTCTGGCTTCAAGTACCACGGCCGCGTTAAAGCGCTGGCTGATGCTGCTCGTGAAGCTGGGCTGGAGTTCTAA
- the rplF gene encoding 50S ribosomal protein L6, with product MSRVAKNPVKLPAGVEVKFAGQQLSVKGAKGTLELNIHSSVEIVEEAGELRFAARNGDQQTRAMAGTTRALVNNMVQGVSQGFERKLQLVGVGYKAQAKGTVLNLALGFSHPVDYELPEGITAETPSQTDILIKGIDKQLVGQVAAEIRDFRPPEPYKGKGVRYADEVVRRKEAKKK from the coding sequence ATGTCTCGCGTCGCTAAGAACCCCGTTAAGCTGCCAGCCGGTGTCGAAGTCAAATTCGCAGGCCAACAGCTTTCGGTGAAGGGTGCCAAGGGCACTCTTGAACTGAACATCCATTCGTCCGTTGAGATCGTTGAAGAAGCTGGTGAGCTGCGTTTCGCTGCTCGCAATGGCGATCAACAAACTCGCGCAATGGCAGGTACCACGCGTGCGTTGGTAAACAACATGGTCCAGGGCGTAAGCCAAGGCTTCGAGCGTAAGCTCCAGCTGGTCGGTGTTGGTTACAAAGCGCAAGCAAAAGGCACGGTTTTGAACCTGGCCCTTGGCTTCTCGCACCCAGTGGATTACGAACTGCCGGAAGGCATCACCGCTGAGACCCCTAGCCAGACCGATATCCTGATCAAGGGCATCGATAAGCAGCTGGTAGGTCAGGTGGCCGCTGAGATCCGCGACTTCCGTCCACCAGAGCCGTACAAAGGCAAAGGTGTGCGCTACGCGGACGAAGTCGTCCGTCGTAAAGAAGCCAAGAAGAAGTAG
- the rpsH gene encoding 30S ribosomal protein S8: MSMQDPLADMLTRIRNAQMAEKSVVSMPSSKLKVAVAKVLKDEGYIAGYQISSEIKPLLSIELKYFEGRSVIEEVKRVSRPGLRQYKSAEDLPKVRGGLGVSIVSTNKGVMTDRAARAAGVGGEVLCTVF; this comes from the coding sequence ATGAGTATGCAGGACCCGTTAGCGGACATGCTAACTCGTATCCGTAATGCCCAGATGGCTGAAAAGTCCGTCGTAAGCATGCCATCTTCCAAGTTGAAGGTAGCTGTTGCCAAAGTCCTGAAAGACGAAGGCTACATTGCGGGTTATCAGATCAGCAGCGAAATCAAACCACTGCTGTCCATCGAGCTGAAGTACTTCGAAGGCCGTTCGGTCATCGAAGAAGTGAAGCGCGTTAGCCGTCCAGGCCTGCGTCAGTACAAGTCCGCTGAAGATCTGCCGAAAGTTCGTGGCGGTCTGGGCGTGTCTATCGTCTCCACCAACAAAGGTGTGATGACGGATCGTGCTGCGCGCGCTGCCGGTGTCGGCGGCGAAGTTCTTTGCACTGTGTTCTAA
- the rpsN gene encoding 30S ribosomal protein S14: MAKMSMKNRELKRQLTVAKYAKKRAALKAIIVDLNASPEARWEATVALQKQPRDASASRMRNRCRLTGRPHGVYRKFGLGRNKLREAAMRGDVPGLVKASW; encoded by the coding sequence ATGGCCAAGATGAGCATGAAAAACCGCGAGCTGAAGCGTCAGCTCACGGTTGCCAAGTACGCCAAGAAGCGTGCAGCACTGAAAGCAATCATCGTTGATCTGAACGCAAGTCCAGAAGCGCGTTGGGAAGCAACAGTTGCTCTGCAGAAGCAGCCACGTGACGCAAGCGCTTCGCGCATGCGTAACCGCTGCCGCCTGACCGGTCGTCCACACGGCGTTTACCGCAAGTTCGGCCTCGGCCGTAACAAACTGCGTGAAGCGGCAATGCGTGGTGACGTACCTGGTCTGGTTAAAGCCAGCTGGTAA
- the rplE gene encoding 50S ribosomal protein L5: MARLKEIYWKEIAPKLKEELKLSNVMEVPRVTKITLNMGLGEAVGDKKVIEHAVADLEKITGQKVVVTYARKSIAGFKVREGWPIGVKVTLRRERMYEFLDRLLSISLPRVRDFRGLNAKSFDGRGNYSMGVKEQIIFPEIDYDKIDALRGLDITLTTTAKNDDEGRALLRAFKFPFRN, from the coding sequence ATGGCACGACTAAAAGAGATTTACTGGAAAGAAATCGCACCGAAACTTAAGGAAGAACTTAAGCTTTCGAACGTGATGGAAGTTCCACGCGTTACCAAAATCACCCTGAACATGGGTCTGGGCGAAGCTGTCGGCGACAAAAAAGTCATCGAGCATGCTGTTGCTGACCTGGAAAAGATCACCGGCCAGAAAGTCGTTGTGACCTACGCTCGGAAATCCATCGCTGGCTTTAAAGTCCGTGAAGGTTGGCCGATCGGCGTCAAAGTGACCCTGCGCCGTGAGCGTATGTATGAATTCCTGGATCGTCTGCTGTCGATCTCCCTGCCTCGGGTTCGCGACTTCCGCGGCCTGAATGCCAAGTCCTTCGATGGTCGTGGTAACTACAGCATGGGCGTGAAAGAGCAGATCATCTTCCCGGAAATCGACTACGACAAGATCGATGCTCTCCGCGGTCTGGACATCACCCTGACCACCACTGCCAAGAACGATGATGAAGGCCGCGCTCTGCTGCGTGCTTTCAAATTCCCGTTCCGCAACTGA
- the rplX gene encoding 50S ribosomal protein L24: MQKIRRDDEIIVIAGKDKGKRGKVLKVLANNRLVIGGLNLVKRHTKPNPMSGVQGGIVEKEAPLDASNVAIFNGETNKADRVGFKVEDGKKIRVFKSTQKAVDA; the protein is encoded by the coding sequence CGTCGTGACGACGAGATCATCGTGATCGCCGGCAAAGACAAAGGTAAGCGCGGTAAGGTGCTTAAGGTTCTCGCCAATAACCGTCTGGTTATCGGTGGTCTGAACCTGGTCAAGCGTCATACCAAGCCTAACCCGATGTCGGGCGTGCAGGGCGGTATCGTCGAGAAAGAAGCTCCGCTGGATGCTTCTAACGTCGCCATTTTCAACGGCGAAACCAACAAGGCTGACCGCGTTGGTTTTAAAGTAGAAGACGGCAAGAAAATTCGTGTCTTCAAGTCGACCCAAAAAGCGGTTGATGCTTGA